The DNA segment ATTGTCGACCTCCAGATTTTCAGTATTGATGCTGTTGATCCTGTTATGTACTACCGAGGCCTGATCAGCAAAATCTGGATGCGTCAAATATGTCCTAACACATATGGGCAGTACCAGTACCAGGATCATCATCAACACACGAAATCGCCAGTGGCTGAGCATCATGCCCATTTTCGTTTCATGTGCATTCTTGGCGCAGCTATAATATCCTGCCGTTCCCTGCCACGCCAGCGGCACATAAAATGCAACAATAACACCGATCACATAGTACCATTTGTCAAAGTTCTTTTCTCTGCCCAGATCAAATGGGTCTATCAGCGATTTGCCCGCAGGGGCGCTAAGAAGTGTGTCCGAAATCTGATCCCATCTGAATGTATACAGCAGATACGCGCAAACTATCGCAAATACGATATACGCCCACGTACCCTGCAGGAAATCCGTGATCATCACTGCGATCTGTCCGCCGAGGAACGTAAATACCAGTGAAATGCCGATCAGAACCAGCATCACTGCAGGAAATGCAGATATGGTCATTCCAAGTACATCGAACTGTTCAGGAATTCCACAAAGCCATATAAAAAACCGTGCCCCGACAGAAGGAAATATACCGAAATTTATCAGGCCTGCTGCAAAAGCGACAATGCCCGCAAATACCCTGAATTTTTTGCTGTATCGAATTTCAAAGAATTGCGCAAGCGTCAATGCCCTTGTCTGACGAAAGCGATAGTAAGCCCAGCCAGTAATGGCCATGATTATCAGAACAGGCCCCTCCATTAGACTCCACCAGACCGAAGTGAAGCCGACATCGTAGTTCTGCTCGAAAAGCCAGACCAGGCTGATAACCCCCATCATCGCCATGCCCATTGCAACGCTGATAAGATAGCGTCCTCCGCAACGTTCGGCCGCAAGAAATCCCGAAACACTCTTTGTGTAGCGTTTTGCAGAGATGGCGCCCACGGTTAGCACAATCAGCAATGAGGCTACGATCGCCCAGTCAATAGGGGCCATATTCATGAGAAATTCCTTGTCTAATAAGCCTTGAACACCTGCAGGGCAGAAGGCGAGTGTTTATAGTCTAAACCGTATCCATTCGTATCTTAGATATTAACAGTTCCGCCGCTTAAATCAAGCTCATGCCGTCTGCAATTTTATGGCCCAGGCGTACTTGAATTGTCTCTCATCGCGCAGCTCCGCCGGGATCTCGACGCTGATCCCGCCATTTTCCTTGCACGATCTGAGGGGTTTGCTTGTCCCCAAAAGCGATACATTGGCTACTTCGATATTCTTGAGGATTCTCAGGTGTACCTCATTGGGCATTGAATCATCTTCATTCAATAGGCCGATGGCGTAAATATCGCCTGTCCTTCTGTTCTGTGTGTAGTAAATGTCGTCTCTTTTGTATGGCTCTTCTGGCCTGGAATTATAGATCGCTTCTCCGTTTATTGCCATCCAATCACCGATTTCGCTCAGCCGATCATAAGCCTCCTGCTCGAAAGTACCATCCGGCGTCGGCGCAACATTCAGCAGCAAATTGCCACCCTTTGCCGTGACATTAACCAGCGTATGTATCAAAAATCGACTGCTCTTGTATTCCGGCGCAAAATTATGTCCCCAGCTCTGGGTCATCGTAATGCACGATTCCCACGGGAATCCCAGAACTTCGTTCGGCACGGTCTGTTCCGGGGTTCGGTAGTTTTCATACGGCCCCTGTACTGTTCTGTCAACAACGATCAGATCCGGCTGATGAGCCCGAGCCATTTTTACTATGCTCGCCATGTCGATGTCCTGCTCCCACTGGGGAATGTCATAGCCCCATGAGCGAACCTCGTCATTGATAGTCGAGTTAGGCCGTACCCACCCACCATCCAGCCAGAGTATGTCGATCTTGCCGTAGCCGGTCATCAGCTCCTCAATCTGGTTGTAAGTGAAGTTGCAAAACTCCTTCCACATCTGAGGATACTTCCGTGTGTCGTAGTTGTTGCAGCGGTTTGGAGTTGCCCACAGCGGCGACCAGTAACATGGATGATGCCAGTCGGGCTTGGAGAAGTAGACCCCGTTGATAAACCCTTCTTCGGCGAACTTGCGGAATATCTCACCAGCAACATTGGCTTTTGGATTGGTATGAAACGGGCTTCTGGGGCTTGTTATCTTGAAATCCGTTTGCTTCGTGTCAAACATCGAAAAGCCGTCATGGTGCTTTGTGGTGAAGATCATGTATTTCATGCCGGCATATCTCGCAGCCCGGGCCCAGGGCGCGGGATCGAAGTTTTGGGGATTGAATTCGCTGATCAGTTCGAAATACATCTTTTTGTATTCGGTATATGGCATCCCGCCGCGGTCTTGAAAGGGCTGGTCCTCCGAGCATAGTCCCCATGACTCGACTATGCCGAGCTGCGAGTACAGTCCCCAGTGCATCATCAAGCCAAACTTGAGATCCTGCCACCGTTCGAGATTTGCCTCAACAAGCGGATCTTCGGGGGCAATGTAATCCGACTTCTGGAAAGGGTGTTCCTGTCCTTGAAATATCTGATCGGCCATCGAATCTTCCGAAAAAGCTATATGAAAAGGTCATTCGTGTCCTAATTTGATTATGAAATAAGTTAACAGTTAGTGAACCGCAAATCAAGCGGTTAAGCAGCCCTGTCGATTTTCACGTTCAGTAAAAGAATTAAGAATGAGCTCCGGACTGGTTCAGTTGGCTTTTGCTTTATCCGCTAACTGAAAAGGCCACTTTCTCACAACACAGCCGAACGGAAAAAGGGCCGCTGATAGACAAGTTTGAGTTTTGAAACCGTTTCTATGGTCTGGCCGCCTTTTTGTTTTTTTATTTTTCCTGTAACATTTCCCGCTTTGGTGTGTCTTAAAATACAGCGAATACCCAGAAACCACTTGCTTGCGGACAATTAAAGGATAATATAGCTTGTGGTTTCGGTTGATGCTCGGTCTTGAAGGCCGAGTATGTTTTTAAGTTTCACGCGGGACCGTCGATGGCTGAAAAATTACAATAATCAGTAGGAGGCAGAAAAATGAGCAGAATGTTCAAACTCAATCTTGCTGTGCTGATGGCTGTTTTGGTTTCTTCGCTCACGTTCTCATACGTGGGTGTAGACAATAAAGGAACCTGGCCCAAGTCTTGGCCCGAAGAACTCGAATCGCTCCGTGATCAGTCCCGAACTGTAGATGTTTTGCACGGCATTAAGGAAAAAGTTTACGAAATACCCTTCACGGACGCCGATCAGTTTGCCCGGGCCTGGCCTCACATACTGAAGGTGAAAACACCCGGCGCACCGCTGATCCTCGAAAAGGCTCCTTCGATGTACTGTGTTAGTGGAACTTGTTGCAGTGCGGGGGCACGCATTCTAGCACCATCTAATTTATATGTCGGCGAGCTAACTGCAGGCCCGCCTTGGCCCGAAAATCTGAAAACCCCGAAAGGCTCACTGCCGGAATATGTCATACACGAAGAAGGCAAATGGATTCCCGCAGATCCAAACAGGCAAAAAGGTGACTATCACTCTCGCCTGCGAGCCCGCACCGACATCGTCCTAATCGTCGACGGCGATATCTTGGATCTCAACAAGATTCCGCTCCCGCCTCATACCCCAATCATAGACAACAGATTCAAGGATCAAAGCAAAGATGTAAATTAAAAATCACAATAATTTTTCAAGGAGAAGCGCATGAAGTTTACAAACCTGCTGACCATCACACTTATCGCCGCGATCATGTTGGCTGCGGGCTGCGGCTCAGAAGAGCCCGCTGCTGGTACAGATGCCGAAGGCGAGACAACGCAGACCGAAACTGATCAACCTGAAGAACAAACCGAAGCTGAACCCGCTGCAACTTCCGAAACCGAACAAAGCACGATGGATCGCCTGCAGGGCACATGGGTCGGTACTGTCGTCGGCTATGACGGCGAGGTCAAGATGACGTTCGCAGAAGGTTCAGCCGACTTCCAGGCTGATCTGGGCGGCATATCCTACAAGGGCTCGGTGGTCATAAATGAAGACGCCACACCCGCCCAGGCCGACTACACCATCGACGAATGCAAATTCGAACAGTATATCGGCAAGACGTCACTCGGTATATTCCAGTTTGAAGACGACACACTCGTGCTTGCCGCCAATGAACCCGGCAAAACTGAACGCCCGACCGAGTTCCAGCCGATGAACGGCACCCAGGTCTTCGAATTCAAACGCCAGATGACCTCAACGCAGTAAAGAACGATAAATTATAAGCTGGGGCAGTGACACAACCTGCCTCAGCGTTTATAATCATGGAATGACCAATCGTAATCGCATAGTGAAATGTGCCCGCTGGCTCGCCCGGCGTGTCTGTATCTGGATGGTCCTGCTATATACGGGAGGCTTTCTAATGGCTGGCTGTTTTTCAGACAGAATGATCTTCATACCTCCGCCTTCCAGCTATACCGACAGCGATCAGGTGATCAAGATACCCGTCGGCGAACATGAAAGCAAAAGTGATAATGAAAATATTTCCGCCTTCCACCTGCCCAACGGCAAGGCCGAATACACGATCCTTTACAGCCACGGCAACGCGGAAGACATCGGGCACAACGACTACCTCCTGGCCCGCTTCCGCGATCACGGCTACTCAGTGTTCGCCTACGACTACCGCGGTTACGGCACCAGCGAAGGCAAGCCCTCCACGAAGCACGCATACGAAGACGCAGATGCGGCATTTAAATATCTGACGGGCGAGCTGGGCACGGATCCGGGCAAAGTGATCGTCTACGGCCGAAGCGTAGGTGCGGGTCTCGCGACATACCTTGCCGAAAAGCATGACGTAGGCGCACTCGTCATCCAGAGCGGCTTCGTAACCGCCTTTCGCGTCATTACACATTACCCAATCCTGCCCTTTGACAAGTTTAAGAACATCGACCGCATCAAAAACATAAACTGCCCCGTGTTTATAACCCACGGCCAGAAGGACAAGATCGTAAAACCCTGGCACGGCAAGAAACTCTACGAAGCTGCAAACGACCCCAAACTAAAGCTCTGGGTCCCCAACACAGGCCACAACGAGGACCTGATCCACATAGCAGGCGAACGCTTCTGGGACAAAATGGATGAGTTGGAAAAGGCGATCAATCAGAATCAAAGCGATTGATCAGAAAACGAGTGTGAGGTCCTGATGGCGGTATTAGTCTTCTCGCCGTTTGACGAGTTATACTGATTTGCAGCGAGGGCATTGAAATGGATTTTGCGATACTGGCAGATCATTGGCTGACTTCAGCACAATAACCGAATAGCGGCGCATAAAAAAGCCCTGCTTTCGGGCAGGGCTGGTAGTTGCAAGTATTTTGCGAGCAATGGTTTAGGTGTGTCAGCCGTTGTTGGTTGAGGCGCCTTTGACCTTTTGCTGTTTTTCCTTCTGGATGGCTTCGTAGACCTCTTTGCGGTGGACCGATATGCTTCGCGGTGCGGTTATGCCCAGTCGGACCTTATCACCTCGGACATCAACGATGGTAACTTCCACATCATCGCCAATAATAATTGATTCGTCCTTCTGTCTGCTCAGAACCAACATTTGCGACTCCTTATTTCGCTTGTGTTTCCGTCCATAGAATGGGACAGATATATTCTCAAAACTCCTCGTTTCGCGTTCATTATACGCGATTACAGGATTTACATCCGCTAAAAAATCGCCCCGAAGGGGGATTTTCTGTTTTGCCGGGCGTTTGACCGCGGCTGGGCAGGTGACGTAAGTGTCATCAACCCATGAAGTTACGCAAACATAAGACATAGTACAGCAACTTCAAATTACAATACATACTTCGGCTGTTTGTACGGGGTCGAACAGATAAAATTTCTGAATTTGAGACTTTTTTTGTTCTGGTACAGGTTTTATGGTACGTAAGTTGTTTCATAGCAGCGTTTTGCCAACGAGGGGTGTTGGGTTATGGGTGGAACCCCAATCGCATTTAGTGAGCGATTTTGAGCCGTGTGCTGGTGCTCTTGAGGGCAGGTAAGGGGCACGGTTCATTTATACAAGCGGCGGTTTTGGGTTCTAAACAATCGCTGGACTTGATTTGCAGCAGGTCGTAAATGCTTAATATAAAAGAGCTTAGCCTTTTTACGCGGCGGTGTGTTCTTCGTGTTCGTGTTTTGCGTGGGCGAACCAGACCGCGGACCAGTAGCCTGCGATGCATCCGATGGAGCCGAAGGCTACGATGTGAAGGGGCAGGATGGAGCCGAGGGCGCGGGGGTAAAAGGCGGAGGGCCAATTCTGGGTCATATATTCGAGGATGTCACCCTTGCCGTAGGCGGTCATGGCCCAGTAGACGAGCAGGCAGGTGGCGAGGGTTGTGATGACGTAACTTATGTCCAGGAAGTACTTTACGGCAAGTGCTGCCAGGCCGAAGGCGATTATCATGGCAAGTGCTGCCTGCGATGTGGCGACTTGCCCTATGACGGTGCCGAGGCGCGGGTCGCGCATTCTGACGTCCTGGGCGAAGATGCCGCTGGCGAACTGGGCTATTACAACGGCGGCGACGAGGGCAATTGCAATTGCTAAACCCTTGTTAAAGCCAGGCTTATGAGCACTTTCGTCTTCGGTCAGGGCGACTTTTTCATTCTTTATTTTCATTGCGGCGAAAACGCCGAGGTAGCCTGCTGCGACGATTGCGAGCCAGAAAATACCTTCCCATTTGAGGCCGGAATAGAGGTCCATTCTTTGCGTAAGTCCATTATTGACAATGATTAAGTCGAACATCTGGCCCGAACGGAAGGCGACGTATGCCAGGCCCGCGGGGGCGGCGAGTGGGGCGAGCTGTCGGCCGTTGGGCCAGGCGGCGAAGTAAGCGAGAAGGCCTGCGAGGGCGGCGAGGATGATGCAAGCTATTATGGATACTATACTTACGTCGCCGTGGTAGAGGGTGACCGCGCCTTGCGGGAAGGAGGGTTTTAGCATTGGCCAGGCGAAAAAGCCTAGCACTACAACGCCTACGATGGCGGCGAGGGCTGCGCGTATGCGGATCATGACCGGGACGCCGACAAAACCGAGTGCGGCGGCGGCGATGATTATGGTTAGAAATGATGTAAGTACAATGCCTGCAGTGATTTCCATCAAATTCCCTTTCGAAAAGTATCTGACTAAATTACCACCGGAAAGGTCGGCTGGCAAGCAAAAAAACGGGTATTTGATGTGTGATACGCATTGTGAAATTTTTTCGCGCGCCACGGTTTTAGACTTGCGCCATCGCTAATGATGTGTCATAATTCCTAAAAAATGAAAGGAAATATGGCATGCACATCAGTGAGATCAAGTACGGTGACCTGCAAAAGTTAAAAGAAAAAGCTCGGATTGAAACCAATGCAAAGCAGCGAGATCGATATCGGGTGGTAGCCCTGGCATTGGAGGGATGGCAAACAAAAGCGATCATGACAAAACTTGATCGCAGCAAAAACTTCGTTCAGCGATGGTGTTATTTCTACCGTGATGGCGGCATTGAGGCTATCGCACCAAAACGTCAAAGCGGCAGGCCTACAAAACTGCCACGCAAAAAAGAGCCTGAGTTGATCAAGCGAATTCAAGATGGACCAACCGATTCAGACGGTGGTGTATGTGTGCTACGCGGCAGAGACATAAGACGGATTCTTGAAAGAGAATTTGGCGTAAAATATTCGCTCTTCGGCGTCTATGATCTAATGCATAGATTGGGGCTTTCATGTCTAAAACCAAGGCCTAAGCACCGAAAGAACGATCCGGAAAAAATGCAGCAGTGGTTGGAGCAAGCCCCCTTTTTGTCCAAAAAGTCCGAACAGAAAACCCCGAAAAGAAAATTGAGATCTGGTTCCAGGACGAAGTGCGAATAGGCCAGCAAGGAACACTGACCAATGTTTGGGCTCCAAAAGGATCCAGGCCTACAGCAGTAAAGCAGACCGAGTATGATTGGGTATATATTTTTGGAGCTGTCAATCCTGTCAATGGCAAATCGTCGGCTGTGATTACTCCGACTGTTAA comes from the Anaerohalosphaera lusitana genome and includes:
- a CDS encoding alpha-L-fucosidase; amino-acid sequence: MADQIFQGQEHPFQKSDYIAPEDPLVEANLERWQDLKFGLMMHWGLYSQLGIVESWGLCSEDQPFQDRGGMPYTEYKKMYFELISEFNPQNFDPAPWARAARYAGMKYMIFTTKHHDGFSMFDTKQTDFKITSPRSPFHTNPKANVAGEIFRKFAEEGFINGVYFSKPDWHHPCYWSPLWATPNRCNNYDTRKYPQMWKEFCNFTYNQIEELMTGYGKIDILWLDGGWVRPNSTINDEVRSWGYDIPQWEQDIDMASIVKMARAHQPDLIVVDRTVQGPYENYRTPEQTVPNEVLGFPWESCITMTQSWGHNFAPEYKSSRFLIHTLVNVTAKGGNLLLNVAPTPDGTFEQEAYDRLSEIGDWMAINGEAIYNSRPEEPYKRDDIYYTQNRRTGDIYAIGLLNEDDSMPNEVHLRILKNIEVANVSLLGTSKPLRSCKENGGISVEIPAELRDERQFKYAWAIKLQTA
- a CDS encoding alpha/beta hydrolase produces the protein MAGCFSDRMIFIPPPSSYTDSDQVIKIPVGEHESKSDNENISAFHLPNGKAEYTILYSHGNAEDIGHNDYLLARFRDHGYSVFAYDYRGYGTSEGKPSTKHAYEDADAAFKYLTGELGTDPGKVIVYGRSVGAGLATYLAEKHDVGALVIQSGFVTAFRVITHYPILPFDKFKNIDRIKNINCPVFITHGQKDKIVKPWHGKKLYEAANDPKLKLWVPNTGHNEDLIHIAGERFWDKMDELEKAINQNQSD
- the csrA gene encoding carbon storage regulator CsrA; protein product: MLVLSRQKDESIIIGDDVEVTIVDVRGDKVRLGITAPRSISVHRKEVYEAIQKEKQQKVKGASTNNG
- a CDS encoding winged helix-turn-helix domain-containing protein → MHISEIKYGDLQKLKEKARIETNAKQRDRYRVVALALEGWQTKAIMTKLDRSKNFVQRWCYFYRDGGIEAIAPKRQSGRPTKLPRKKEPELIKRIQDGPTDSDGGVCVLRGRDIRRILEREFGVKYSLFGVYDLMHRLGLSCLKPRPKHRKNDPEKMQQWLEQAPFLSKKSEQKTPKRKLRSGSRTKCE